Below is a window of Camelina sativa cultivar DH55 chromosome 11, Cs, whole genome shotgun sequence DNA.
CTGAGATAAAATTTTGATCGACACTGCTTTCACCTGTGCAATGCTATGCTAATATTGTTAACTTGACCTGCTACCTACATCTTATATTTATCCTTTGTTCATATGTGTTTTTTGGGTCGTTATTTAGATATGGAGGGTCAGGCGAACAGAAAGGTGTCGTTACAAAGATATCGTGAAAAGCGGAAGGACAGGTGCTTCATATACTTAAACTTAATTCCAAAACCGCTAAAAACTGATACGTTTTGTTTATGTGCAGAAGATTCCTTAAGGCCAGAAAGTCTCCAGGAGTTGCGTCTTCTAGCTTGGAACTGTTTCTAAATCGTCAGCCACGAATGAATGCTGCATATTCACAAAACTTTGGCCGCACAAGATCTCCACTGCAGAGCCAGTCACctgaaaaccaaacaaaaagtccCAATCTATCAGTTGATCTAAACAGTGAAGGTAAGAAGAAGACGATCAATATGGCAAGCTTTGTTCCCAATAGGTTTGAATGACTTGACTCAAAAACTCTCATTGGTTTGGTTTACAGTTATTTAACAAGATGCCAAAACGTGGAGATGCTATTAATAGCATTGGTAAGGTTAAAATATGAAGAACCTTCTCTTCAGATGGGCATCTTCGCGTTTCCGTGTCGCACTCATAATTTTTGGTCTATAGTTTTTTGTGTAGCTTCGTAGGTTAGTGGTAAGTTCTTGTTAGTAATGTGTAAATGCCGTCTTTTAACGACAAGACTATTTTCGCCAAACTATTTTAGCTTTGACTTCTTCTTTACCAAACCTTCACTTCTTTTGACCATTTCTAAACCATTAGTTTTCACTTTTATCATCATTTGAACCTTTTTACAATACCTGTTAATTGTCAAAGATTAAACAATTGTTATATGAGTTGACATGGATGATTCTAACGCATTAAACACTATGCCAAactataatttttctaattcaCTTGCACCTCTCTCAAAAAACGTAACGTAAGTTGTTAATAATAGTCTGAAACGGATCTATGTTGGAGGGAGGCGGCGTTACCCTCGCCACACGCACGCACGCACGCCGCCGGATGGAGGGTAGTTTAGTCTTTTagcatttgttttcttttcgaAAAGGAGAGGTCATTATTAATCGCGTGGATTTGaagacgataaaaaaaaaaaggcataacgaagaagaagaggaagaaacaagTATAACCATGGGTGAAGAAGTTGTTCAGGTAATTTCTTTCTGATTGTGAATTTTTCAATCCCTGATCGGAAAATTTCTTGTGTTTCCGCCATTAAAACATGGATTCGCCGATTTgttgtatgatatatatatccataaggTTCGGGTTTGATGTAATGGCTCATACAGTGTTTTAGCTTGCTTGCCTTATCTCGGATGTTACTTGTAACATATCGAAATTTGATTGCTTTAGAACATTTTCTCTGGTTAGTGTTGAAGTTCTTATACAGTGGCTACTCATATTGGATTAGTGGTTTGGTTTATAATAACTGATTTTGATGTGATGACCATCAGATTGATGTTTTCTTGATTCacatattgttgttgttgttgtgtgttatTGCTTAGGGTGGAAGAGAAGAAGTGATTCAGGCATGGTACATGGATGATAGCCAAGAGGATCAGAGACTTCCTCACCAAAAAGATCCTAAGGAGTTTGTATCTTTGGACAAACTTGcaggtttttttgtttctcttcatgGTTGTTCTCTCTGTAATGTTTTTTACTGTTGTTtgctttatttatatatttatgtgtaaTGTTTTGAGTGTATAGAGCTTGGCGTGCTTAGCTGGAGACTTGATGCTGATAACTATGAAACCGATGAAGAACTGAAAAAGATCCGTGAATCTCGCGGTTACTCTTACACGGTTTGTcaccatttttttatatatctttgttttgttatccgtTGGACTTGACATTTCAATACATTCGGTGGCTTAAACCTTATTTATAACTAGCCAAGGGATGAATGTAGCAGTTGTGACTTCGTTAGAGAGCAAGTAGTGAAAAATGGGTTTATACTGTTTCTTGGTAGATTTTAAGATTTGCTATTTGTTTGTCATTAACCATCAAATCTCTCTGGTTCTTCTTCCGCTAACATTAGCTATCCAAGGGAGATTAAACAACCCGTTTCCTTCTCTGTTACACTTTCCgagattaaagtttttttttatgtttataactCGATGATTCCCAAACGTTTTTGTTTCTGTGTCTATATTTATCTGCTCGACTCTTGGTTTGACGATTGAAAACTGTTGAATTCCAGGATTTTTGTGAGGTATGCCCGGAAAAGCTTCCAAACTATGAAGGGAAAGTAAAGAGCTTTTTCGAAGAACATTTGCACACTGATGAAGAGATCCGTTACTGCGTTGCAGGAAGTGGTAAGTACTTGTATTGGCTGCTTTACTTGAAGACTTCAATTCGATGATAGCCTCATGTTTTAGTTTCGTTGGAATAAAGGATACTTTGATTTGAGGGATCGCAATGAGGCTTGGATTAGAGTATGGGTAAAGAAAGGTGGTATGATAGTTTTGCCTGCTGGAATATATCATCGCTTCACTACGGACTCAGACAACTATATTAAGGTTCAATATTAGCTTCTTCAAAGTCGTTAATTcatcatataataatattggTTGCTTAGAAAATTGGAGTTTCTTATTGAACAGGCAATGCGGCTTTTCGTGGGTGAACCGGTTTGGACACCATACAATCGCCCACACGACCATCTCCCTGCAAGGTACACT
It encodes the following:
- the LOC104723713 gene encoding 1,2-dihydroxy-3-keto-5-methylthiopentene dioxygenase 3, giving the protein MGEEVVQGGREEVIQAWYMDDSQEDQRLPHQKDPKEFVSLDKLAELGVLSWRLDADNYETDEELKKIRESRGYSYTDFCEVCPEKLPNYEGKVKSFFEEHLHTDEEIRYCVAGSGYFDLRDRNEAWIRVWVKKGGMIVLPAGIYHRFTTDSDNYIKAMRLFVGEPVWTPYNRPHDHLPARKEYIDNFVKVNGGGAIDASA